A genomic window from Geitlerinema sp. PCC 9228 includes:
- the cas7i gene encoding type I-B CRISPR-associated protein Cas7/Cst2/DevR produces the protein MFHLFGNLLSNYGAAANNRGENAGNITTLQKLMWCGEVHTTVSAEAIRWALRYYWQHSGYSVNRNWDDDKNDNRWENPNFDEETFIDDDVLGFMRAEAAKEDGSDEPKGKGKKAPKGTTTAKRGVLEVTRAVSTTPYTGDLTFNAASGEKSRTSLYGTEVHATRYQHGFALTPNRLKDKSRIYAVIDGLTSLGEVAGNHARFLYDFSPESMILRWTHDFSPRILYSFEEDDAGNISVPDLKRRIEAGDIDPSELWIGGKISEELGDIGVHVYPGIKKTASELKKQIAKDLDIPLDEQ, from the coding sequence ATGTTTCATTTATTTGGCAATTTATTAAGCAACTATGGTGCCGCCGCTAACAATCGCGGCGAGAATGCCGGAAATATTACCACATTGCAAAAATTGATGTGGTGTGGTGAGGTTCACACGACTGTTTCTGCAGAAGCCATTCGCTGGGCGTTGCGATACTACTGGCAACATAGTGGTTATTCAGTCAATCGAAATTGGGATGATGATAAAAACGATAACCGTTGGGAAAATCCCAATTTTGATGAGGAAACGTTCATCGATGATGATGTTTTGGGATTTATGCGAGCGGAAGCTGCTAAGGAAGACGGTTCCGACGAACCCAAAGGGAAAGGAAAAAAAGCACCAAAGGGCACCACAACTGCCAAACGTGGCGTTTTAGAAGTAACTCGTGCTGTTTCGACGACCCCCTACACGGGAGATTTGACATTTAATGCTGCCAGTGGCGAAAAAAGTCGAACGTCGCTATATGGTACGGAAGTTCATGCCACTCGTTACCAACATGGGTTTGCCCTGACACCGAACCGCTTAAAAGATAAATCTCGCATTTATGCTGTCATTGACGGGTTAACTTCTTTGGGAGAAGTTGCTGGCAACCACGCTCGTTTTCTGTACGACTTTTCCCCAGAAAGTATGATTTTGCGATGGACCCACGATTTTTCGCCTCGAATTCTCTATTCTTTTGAAGAAGATGATGCGGGAAATATCTCCGTTCCGGATTTAAAACGAAGAATTGAAGCTGGCGATATTGACCCAAGCGAACTTTGGATTGGTGGCAAAATTTCCGAGGAACTTGGTGATATTGGTGTCCATGTTTATCCGGGAATAAAAAAGACAGCTAGCGAACTGAAAAAACAAATTGCGAAAGATTTAGATATTCCGTTAGACGAACAATGA
- a CDS encoding CRISPR-associated helicase/endonuclease Cas3, producing MKFKQLLAKSPPEKESWKGAATYVGHIAAVMRAADVLLEKLGETIIQQLGLTCEPEHFAATVRLGAYLHDWGKANQHFQVMVRLKSLENCRDEQERRQQKKLQKFWQDIHRQQMLRHEIISGILALQVPSFRKWLEQDTNADLITAVWAAMGHHLKVGGKRGRELDEIAKIPNGTGSELEIYTHHEQFTALLKMGVRRLGLPETLPNLPETTWKKEQLKTAMDELREEFAEFELAFEQEGDSEKARFIAAAKATVTAADIAGSALPQVENYEIEPWMRQVLDLVLTENDLQSLIEQRLKNNQMREFQKEMAATASRVTLVRAGCGTGKTVGAYAWAKKYAPGRRLFFCYPTTGTASQGYLDYAAETDIETLLMHSRAKIDLEGVLFSHEGKQEQNPDDGEDAERVDARLVSFNTWQAKLIVCTVDSVLGLIQNNRKPMYAWPAMSQSAFVFDEVHAFDESLFGALLRFLQTFRGAPVLLMSASFTPEQRAILNQTIEELGESIEVIEENSLEKLKRYTLHTIAKTGEAWEQVQTALERGEKVLWVTNTVGDCMEIYDRARDRFPNHAKHILIYHSRFRYQDRVQKHQKVIQAFKSDQPTLAITTQVCEMSLDLNADVLVSAMAPATALIQRLGRLNRRKTKEDGRICPALMYPWNHDYPYSQEELNTGKQLLNLLPAGAISQKDLADTASQLSLKMPKTVPSNWLDGYWRSYPGPLREAGYTLTVLLEQDIETIRQEARQSGKSFGMEAQRWTLPIPLGRKLQKVYHQWRREGVYPVAPSEIVTYDSKRGAQVCL from the coding sequence ATGAAGTTTAAGCAATTGTTAGCAAAATCTCCTCCAGAGAAAGAATCTTGGAAAGGGGCAGCTACCTATGTCGGTCATATCGCAGCCGTCATGCGAGCGGCAGATGTGCTGTTAGAGAAATTAGGCGAAACCATTATCCAACAACTCGGACTAACCTGCGAACCCGAGCATTTTGCTGCCACCGTTCGCTTGGGAGCTTATCTCCATGACTGGGGAAAAGCCAATCAGCACTTTCAGGTGATGGTACGCCTCAAAAGCTTGGAAAATTGCCGCGACGAACAAGAACGAAGACAACAAAAAAAGCTCCAGAAATTCTGGCAAGACATCCATAGGCAACAGATGCTGCGCCACGAAATAATTAGTGGTATTCTCGCCTTGCAAGTACCAAGCTTTCGTAAGTGGCTGGAACAAGATACCAATGCCGATCTCATCACCGCAGTTTGGGCGGCAATGGGGCACCATTTGAAGGTTGGTGGTAAGCGAGGTAGAGAATTAGACGAAATTGCCAAGATTCCCAATGGAACTGGCAGCGAACTGGAAATTTACACCCACCACGAACAATTTACTGCTTTGTTAAAAATGGGTGTTCGTCGTTTGGGTTTGCCGGAAACACTGCCAAACTTGCCAGAAACCACCTGGAAAAAAGAACAGTTAAAAACTGCTATGGACGAACTTCGTGAAGAATTTGCTGAGTTCGAGCTTGCGTTTGAGCAAGAGGGAGACAGCGAAAAAGCTCGGTTTATCGCAGCAGCCAAAGCAACTGTTACGGCAGCCGATATTGCTGGGTCGGCTTTACCGCAGGTGGAAAATTACGAAATTGAGCCTTGGATGCGACAAGTGCTCGATTTGGTTTTGACCGAAAACGATCTGCAATCGCTCATCGAACAGCGGCTGAAAAACAACCAAATGCGCGAGTTTCAAAAAGAGATGGCAGCAACTGCCAGTCGCGTCACCTTGGTACGTGCGGGTTGCGGTACGGGAAAAACCGTTGGTGCCTATGCTTGGGCAAAAAAGTACGCCCCTGGTCGTCGATTGTTCTTTTGCTATCCCACTACGGGAACGGCTTCTCAAGGTTACCTGGATTATGCTGCCGAAACCGATATCGAAACGTTGCTGATGCATTCCCGGGCCAAAATCGACTTGGAAGGGGTTTTGTTTTCCCATGAAGGAAAGCAAGAGCAAAATCCTGACGATGGAGAGGATGCCGAACGAGTTGATGCTCGATTGGTGTCGTTCAATACCTGGCAAGCCAAACTGATTGTTTGCACGGTCGATTCGGTGTTGGGATTGATTCAGAACAATCGCAAACCCATGTATGCCTGGCCTGCTATGAGCCAATCTGCCTTCGTTTTCGATGAGGTTCATGCTTTTGACGAGAGCCTTTTCGGTGCTTTACTCAGATTTTTGCAAACTTTTCGAGGTGCGCCGGTCTTGTTAATGAGTGCCTCGTTTACACCAGAACAACGGGCAATCTTAAATCAAACAATTGAAGAACTTGGCGAATCGATTGAAGTCATTGAAGAAAATTCGTTAGAAAAGCTCAAACGCTATACCCTCCATACAATCGCTAAGACAGGGGAAGCCTGGGAACAAGTACAAACAGCACTAGAACGCGGGGAAAAAGTTTTGTGGGTAACGAATACAGTGGGGGATTGTATGGAAATTTACGATCGAGCCCGCGATCGCTTTCCAAACCATGCCAAGCATATTCTCATCTATCACAGTCGCTTTCGCTATCAAGACCGCGTTCAGAAACACCAAAAAGTTATTCAAGCCTTTAAGTCCGACCAGCCTACCTTAGCTATTACAACTCAAGTTTGCGAAATGTCTTTAGACTTAAATGCGGATGTATTGGTATCGGCAATGGCACCAGCAACTGCACTCATTCAACGTCTGGGAAGGCTCAATCGTCGTAAAACAAAAGAGGACGGTCGTATATGTCCGGCTTTGATGTATCCCTGGAACCATGACTATCCCTATTCACAGGAAGAACTCAATACAGGCAAACAACTTCTCAATTTATTGCCTGCAGGAGCTATATCCCAAAAAGACCTCGCCGATACAGCTTCTCAATTAAGCTTAAAAATGCCTAAAACCGTACCCTCCAATTGGCTTGACGGTTATTGGCGCTCGTATCCCGGTCCTCTTCGGGAAGCTGGATATACGCTTACGGTTCTATTAGAGCAAGACATAGAAACCATTCGTCAAGAGGCACGCCAATCGGGAAAATCCTTTGGTATGGAAGCGCAACGCTGGACGTTACCCATTCCGCTGGGGCGTAAGTTACAAAAAGTTTACCATCAGTGGCGGCGGGAAGGGGTTTATCCGGTAGCTCCCTCAGAGATAGTTACGTATGATTCGAAAAGAGGAGCGCAAGTATGTCTGTAA
- the cas8a1 gene encoding type I-MYXAN CRISPR-associated Cas8a1/Cmx1: MSVTTQPKIQLHIGDPGITLMHRAGIAGLWMTLEQLQQEYPEPSTRAGKISWSLAPRSISLDWEGEDFEVLDWLFKQSFQISEEGLISLTGLKPSKMDLQTRVTVHRGMRGTFVQHPSAFKSAGEQTQSLQIDEDSPEIVVRYKKAASYAHQNFAKNLCDKKGKLHQKPISIAGWMNPGAAVRHVAFSSQTGLQETPQRVLALLFAPVACQYFLLSSRLREKRAQYALIVPEVTDLEKYTRRRRMFANFGYKNFCASSLGDAGLKFLTYETTMELASKTKIERCQVVILGTVAWSSQQRTRTDIENVAINDKIFRNYKISQNELSDRVVEGSSGNFVARSFAREIIADNLAQNRSWFHGISDKAGSQELFQRLAYEGGGLYQMVQKVEWDNERQQIFVKACHEALRKIYAQVYDRTKEGEYAQIERERERIRTGLGRCKNAETFRQFITDFWSRAGRISVLQDSWPDLLPLITSKEHWKEARDLALLALASYRNPNSNKPSSESEDEEEVFN, from the coding sequence ATGTCTGTAACTACACAACCAAAAATCCAACTTCATATAGGCGACCCGGGAATTACGCTCATGCATCGTGCTGGCATTGCTGGATTGTGGATGACTTTGGAGCAATTGCAACAGGAATATCCCGAACCCAGCACCAGAGCTGGCAAGATAAGTTGGTCGCTTGCACCTCGTAGTATTTCTTTGGATTGGGAAGGAGAAGACTTTGAGGTTTTAGACTGGCTGTTCAAACAATCCTTTCAGATTAGCGAGGAGGGATTAATTTCTCTAACTGGTTTAAAACCCAGTAAAATGGATTTGCAAACTCGGGTGACGGTTCATCGGGGGATGCGAGGAACATTTGTACAACACCCTAGTGCTTTTAAATCGGCAGGGGAACAGACACAATCGTTGCAAATTGACGAAGACAGCCCAGAAATTGTGGTTCGTTATAAAAAAGCAGCCTCCTACGCCCACCAAAATTTTGCCAAAAACTTATGCGATAAAAAAGGAAAACTGCACCAGAAACCGATTTCCATTGCTGGCTGGATGAATCCAGGAGCAGCAGTACGTCACGTTGCCTTTAGCAGTCAAACGGGGTTGCAAGAAACGCCCCAACGAGTGTTGGCATTATTGTTTGCCCCTGTGGCTTGCCAGTATTTTCTCTTATCCTCTCGGTTGCGGGAAAAACGGGCGCAGTATGCCTTAATTGTACCCGAAGTAACTGACCTAGAAAAATACACCCGACGCCGAAGAATGTTTGCCAATTTTGGTTACAAAAATTTCTGTGCTTCAAGTTTGGGAGATGCCGGTTTAAAGTTTCTAACTTACGAAACGACCATGGAACTAGCTAGCAAAACGAAAATCGAACGCTGTCAAGTAGTTATTTTAGGAACGGTTGCCTGGTCTTCCCAACAGAGAACGCGCACGGATATTGAAAATGTTGCCATTAATGACAAGATTTTTCGGAATTATAAAATTAGCCAAAATGAGCTAAGCGATCGCGTTGTTGAAGGTTCCTCGGGTAATTTTGTAGCTCGTAGTTTTGCTCGCGAAATTATTGCTGATAACTTGGCGCAAAACCGATCGTGGTTTCACGGTATTTCTGATAAAGCTGGCAGTCAAGAATTGTTTCAACGTTTAGCCTATGAAGGTGGAGGATTGTATCAAATGGTTCAAAAAGTGGAATGGGATAACGAACGCCAACAAATTTTTGTAAAGGCGTGTCACGAAGCTTTGAGAAAAATTTATGCTCAAGTTTACGACCGAACCAAAGAAGGTGAATACGCGCAAATTGAACGAGAACGAGAACGCATTAGAACGGGACTCGGACGATGCAAAAATGCAGAGACTTTTCGTCAGTTTATTACTGATTTTTGGTCGCGAGCGGGGCGAATTTCTGTATTGCAGGATTCTTGGCCAGATTTGTTACCGCTAATTACCAGTAAAGAGCATTGGAAAGAAGCTAGGGATTTAGCATTACTCGCACTGGCTAGCTACAGGAATCCAAATTCCAACAAACCTTCGTCGGAATCGGAAGATGAAGAAGAGGTTTTCAACTAA
- the cas2 gene encoding CRISPR-associated endonuclease Cas2 → MAEEKNWYLIAYDIRSPKRWRKAYKLLQGYGERLQYSIFRCWLNQRTREKLRWELEEILAAEDDVLLIRLPNQCVASLPAYNRPNAWPVEGSGYRIV, encoded by the coding sequence ATGGCCGAGGAAAAAAACTGGTATCTGATAGCTTACGACATTCGCAGTCCGAAACGCTGGCGCAAAGCCTACAAACTGTTGCAAGGGTATGGCGAACGGTTGCAATATTCGATTTTCCGCTGCTGGTTAAACCAACGCACGCGCGAGAAGTTGCGCTGGGAGTTGGAGGAAATTTTGGCGGCTGAGGATGATGTGTTGTTGATTCGCCTTCCCAATCAATGCGTGGCTAGCTTACCGGCGTACAATCGCCCGAATGCCTGGCCAGTGGAAGGTTCTGGTTATCGAATTGTTTGA
- a CDS encoding YrhK family protein — protein MPRLFTNRPRQHDLAVKVAKQTIDGNHFNWELSNAILYIVGGTSFVVGSVFFLPKHESLSDLGAWIFFGGSLVYLIVTGHDLLESLSQLNDCEQVTFWNWLEFFIATIYVSGTLLFTVGSLLFLSQVNEIVVGGWCFTIGSFLFLMGACMNVIQIVQEPSFLKLQLLNVTAISFAIGSTLFFIASLPYLSDALNLEENRILFRYVGWEYIFGSILFLIGGLAYYYRLFQVKDFYQYNSKEFFLWANKLQNLEQPQTQEQSVN, from the coding sequence ATGCCGCGCCTATTCACAAACCGCCCCCGCCAACACGATCTTGCCGTCAAAGTTGCCAAACAAACTATAGATGGCAATCATTTTAACTGGGAATTAAGCAATGCAATTCTTTACATTGTGGGAGGAACGAGCTTCGTTGTAGGGAGTGTATTTTTCTTACCCAAACACGAATCTCTTTCCGATCTTGGTGCCTGGATCTTTTTTGGTGGATCGCTTGTTTACTTAATTGTGACCGGTCACGATCTGCTGGAATCCTTATCTCAGTTAAATGACTGCGAGCAAGTAACATTTTGGAATTGGCTAGAATTTTTCATTGCTACGATTTACGTGAGTGGAACTCTTTTATTTACAGTTGGTAGCCTTTTATTTTTATCACAAGTTAATGAAATTGTTGTAGGTGGATGGTGTTTTACGATTGGTAGTTTCCTGTTTTTGATGGGGGCTTGTATGAATGTCATACAAATTGTTCAGGAGCCTTCATTTTTGAAACTTCAACTTCTAAACGTAACTGCAATCTCTTTTGCTATTGGCTCAACTCTTTTCTTCATAGCGTCGCTTCCCTATTTATCGGATGCGTTAAATTTAGAAGAAAATAGGATTTTGTTTAGGTATGTTGGTTGGGAATATATTTTTGGCAGTATTCTATTTTTGATAGGAGGACTAGCCTACTATTACCGTTTGTTTCAGGTTAAAGATTTCTATCAATATAACAGTAAGGAATTTTTCCTGTGGGCAAACAAGTTGCAGAATTTAGAGCAGCCTCAAACCCAAGAACAAAGTGTCAATTAG
- the cas5 gene encoding type I-MYXAN CRISPR-associated protein Cas5/Cmx5/DevS encodes MSIALQVEVPIASFRQSEAREYAQTYPVPPPSTVYGMLLSTIGEMDRYKHCGVQLAIALLSEPEKSTIVRTVRRFKKKDIQDPANARPDFQELLTQIRFIVWVDAGADKSQPTLPERLQQAFDNPESINRFGGLSLGESRDLVNAITLLENNPTDASMQWLIRDEDGLLSLPYWVDHVGSKGTSWQRYTLQKNEEIVLDERIWTMIQFQ; translated from the coding sequence ATGAGCATTGCTTTACAAGTTGAAGTTCCCATTGCTTCCTTTCGCCAATCAGAGGCAAGGGAGTATGCCCAAACCTATCCGGTTCCACCACCATCTACTGTTTATGGCATGTTGCTGTCTACTATTGGGGAAATGGATCGCTACAAACATTGTGGCGTACAATTGGCGATCGCATTGCTTTCGGAACCGGAAAAATCAACGATTGTACGTACAGTTCGACGGTTCAAGAAAAAAGACATTCAAGACCCTGCCAACGCACGTCCCGATTTTCAAGAATTGCTGACCCAAATTCGTTTTATTGTGTGGGTCGATGCGGGGGCAGATAAATCGCAACCTACTCTACCAGAACGCTTGCAACAGGCGTTTGACAATCCCGAATCAATCAACCGTTTTGGCGGATTAAGTTTGGGAGAAAGTCGCGATTTGGTCAATGCAATTACGCTTTTAGAAAACAACCCAACTGATGCGTCCATGCAATGGCTGATACGGGATGAAGATGGTCTGCTCAGTTTGCCCTACTGGGTAGATCATGTTGGTTCTAAAGGAACTTCCTGGCAAAGATATACGTTGCAAAAAAACGAGGAGATCGTTTTGGACGAACGCATTTGGACGATGATTCAATTTCAATAA
- the cas1 gene encoding type I-MYXAN CRISPR-associated endonuclease Cas1 translates to MKTLNSPLLKSTIRVSALHALAYCPRLFYLEEVEELYTQDAAVFAGRRLHAEIDKQEDEEWEDLYLESEQLGLRGRVDALRTRDRALIPYEHKRGRCHRDTNRQPQAWESDRLQILAYACLIEFALETTVREGCIRYHADNVLVRVSVDDEGREAVRAAVAQARELLVSTQRPPVTENERLCTRCSLSPVCLPEEARLSHNQEWQPMRLFPKDDEREILHVLEAGTSVGRTGEQLKLVRRGQPVETVSIQQVSQLVLHSFSQISTQALHLCASRDIGVHFISGGGRYVGSVDRRQGSIQRRIRQYGAFVDSDRCLQLARKLVACRGNGQRKLLMRGKRNLSEVPASLERGIRQMKTLLRQAERVDSIESLLGLEGNLAAIYFQNLAHLISSKVPPELHFRDRNRRPPKDRFNALLSFGYALLLKDVNNAILTVGLEPALGFYHQPRSQAPPLALDLMEIFRVPLVDMVVLGSVNRCQWDCQVDFEVRGQQVWLSEPGRRKFVSLYEQRKAETWKHPVTKYSLTYRRLLELEVRLLEKEWMDEEGLFGQLVLR, encoded by the coding sequence ATGAAAACACTCAATTCTCCCCTTCTCAAATCAACGATTCGCGTATCGGCACTTCACGCTCTTGCCTACTGTCCGCGCTTGTTTTATTTAGAAGAAGTCGAGGAACTTTATACGCAAGATGCGGCTGTTTTTGCCGGACGTCGGTTGCATGCGGAAATTGACAAACAAGAAGATGAGGAATGGGAAGACCTCTATCTAGAAAGCGAACAATTGGGATTGCGCGGACGTGTGGATGCTTTGCGTACCCGCGATCGCGCTTTAATTCCTTACGAACACAAGCGGGGACGCTGCCATCGCGACACCAATCGCCAACCGCAGGCTTGGGAAAGCGATCGCTTGCAAATTTTAGCCTACGCTTGTCTAATTGAATTTGCCCTAGAAACCACTGTCCGAGAAGGATGCATTCGCTATCATGCTGACAATGTGTTGGTTCGCGTTTCTGTAGATGACGAAGGCAGGGAAGCGGTACGAGCTGCTGTTGCCCAAGCTCGGGAATTGTTGGTTTCCACCCAACGTCCTCCAGTTACGGAAAACGAACGCTTGTGTACCCGCTGTTCTCTATCGCCAGTTTGTTTGCCAGAAGAAGCGCGGCTTTCACACAACCAAGAATGGCAACCCATGCGGCTGTTTCCCAAAGATGACGAACGGGAAATTCTCCACGTACTGGAAGCGGGAACTTCTGTCGGTCGTACGGGAGAACAGCTCAAGCTGGTTCGTCGGGGGCAACCGGTGGAAACTGTTTCTATTCAGCAAGTCAGCCAGTTGGTTTTGCACAGTTTTAGTCAGATTTCTACCCAAGCTTTGCATCTTTGCGCCAGTCGCGACATTGGCGTTCATTTTATTTCTGGTGGCGGACGCTATGTCGGGAGTGTGGATCGCCGGCAAGGGAGCATCCAACGCCGGATTCGCCAGTACGGGGCGTTTGTGGATAGCGATCGCTGTTTGCAGTTGGCTCGTAAGTTGGTAGCTTGTCGGGGAAATGGACAGCGGAAACTACTGATGCGGGGGAAACGCAATCTTTCGGAAGTACCGGCTTCTCTGGAACGTGGGATTCGGCAGATGAAAACGTTACTGCGACAAGCGGAACGGGTTGATTCGATTGAGTCTTTGTTGGGTTTGGAAGGCAATTTGGCGGCTATTTATTTTCAAAATCTTGCCCATCTGATTAGTAGTAAGGTGCCGCCAGAACTTCATTTTCGCGATCGCAATCGCCGCCCTCCCAAAGACCGGTTCAATGCTTTGTTGAGTTTTGGATATGCCTTGCTGCTGAAGGATGTCAACAATGCGATTTTGACGGTGGGATTGGAGCCAGCTTTGGGATTTTACCACCAACCGCGATCGCAAGCACCACCGTTGGCTTTGGATCTGATGGAAATTTTCCGAGTTCCTTTGGTGGATATGGTGGTTTTGGGGTCTGTCAACCGCTGTCAGTGGGACTGTCAGGTTGATTTTGAGGTTCGAGGCCAGCAAGTGTGGCTAAGCGAACCGGGACGGCGGAAGTTTGTCAGTCTCTACGAACAGCGCAAGGCCGAAACTTGGAAACATCCGGTTACCAAATATTCTTTGACCTACCGTCGCTTGTTGGAGTTGGAAGTACGGTTGTTGGAGAAAGAATGGATGGACGAGGAAGGGTTGTTTGGTCAGTTGGTATTGCGATAG
- the cas6 gene encoding type I-MYXAN CRISPR-associated protein Cas6/Cmx6 has product MVVTQSSSKFDNEHSPYVDISFRVIGDTIPADHNYALYAAIKNLLPNFIQESGVSIYTIAGMPDKRGTIHLSDRSRMQIRLPSDKVPLAYPLAGKQIYLGIHPIRLGIPQINMLQPATKLRSRLVTIKGYQEPESFLEAAQRQLEKLEIRGTPVIPTRIDGERDRKTIKIKRFTVVGFGLEVKNLNEEDSIRLQQYGIGGKRKMGCGIFMPVRENNEV; this is encoded by the coding sequence ATGGTTGTCACTCAATCCTCTTCAAAATTCGATAACGAGCATTCTCCATACGTTGATATCAGCTTCAGAGTTATTGGAGATACCATTCCTGCAGACCATAACTACGCTCTGTACGCCGCTATCAAAAATTTACTTCCTAATTTCATTCAGGAATCTGGCGTTAGCATCTACACGATCGCGGGAATGCCAGATAAACGGGGAACAATCCATCTTAGCGATCGCTCCCGAATGCAAATTCGCTTGCCTAGCGATAAAGTTCCCCTTGCCTATCCTCTAGCAGGTAAGCAAATCTATTTGGGAATCCATCCCATACGCTTGGGAATTCCGCAAATTAACATGCTGCAACCAGCTACAAAACTGCGATCGCGTTTGGTAACTATCAAAGGCTACCAGGAACCGGAATCCTTTTTAGAAGCTGCCCAACGCCAATTAGAGAAGTTGGAAATTCGGGGAACACCTGTCATTCCCACTCGGATAGACGGAGAACGCGATCGCAAAACCATTAAAATCAAGCGATTTACCGTGGTTGGATTTGGCTTGGAAGTAAAAAACTTAAACGAAGAAGATTCCATCCGATTGCAACAGTACGGCATCGGTGGAAAACGCAAAATGGGTTGCGGTATTTTTATGCCTGTGAGAGAAAACAATGAAGTTTAA
- a CDS encoding transcriptional regulator: MSRKLERLVQIDSLLRSRKPQTQRSLAGELEVSDRTIRNDLDFLRDRFGAPLEYNRKLGWHYTDPTWRLPSIPLSKGELFALTLGAKMLECYAGSPYAAELQSAIHQLQGRLPETTRVNLQQVASERFLFRPGAITKLDPEIWHQLEDACQSSRQVWMRYFTASRKAETKRVIDPYLIYLYRGTNFYVVGFCHTRQEQRQFRIDRIRAIEVLDTTFTRDPSFDAKQYLENVFQNETDGTPRQVEIWFDASTAPYIEERCWHATQEIEKYDDGSLTLRMVVSGMNEVKRWVLGYGKGAIVLGPPELVKLVQAEIEGMIRGYCWESLDWEYQEVI, encoded by the coding sequence ATGTCACGTAAACTGGAAAGACTGGTCCAAATCGATTCCCTGCTACGTAGTCGAAAACCTCAAACGCAAAGGAGTTTGGCGGGGGAATTGGAAGTTAGCGATCGCACAATTCGCAACGATTTGGATTTTTTGCGCGATCGCTTCGGAGCACCGCTAGAATACAACCGTAAACTTGGATGGCACTATACCGACCCCACCTGGCGTTTGCCTAGTATTCCGCTTAGTAAGGGAGAACTGTTCGCTTTGACCTTGGGAGCGAAAATGCTGGAATGTTATGCTGGTTCCCCCTATGCCGCCGAATTGCAATCGGCTATTCACCAACTGCAAGGGCGATTGCCGGAAACAACGCGAGTGAATTTGCAACAAGTGGCAAGCGAGCGTTTTTTATTTCGACCTGGTGCGATAACGAAACTCGATCCGGAGATTTGGCATCAGTTGGAAGATGCTTGCCAGTCATCTCGCCAGGTATGGATGCGGTACTTTACTGCCAGTCGCAAGGCAGAAACAAAACGGGTTATCGATCCTTATCTCATCTATTTGTATCGCGGCACGAATTTTTATGTTGTTGGTTTTTGTCATACACGCCAAGAGCAACGGCAGTTTCGGATCGATCGCATCAGAGCAATTGAGGTTTTAGATACAACATTCACTCGCGACCCCAGTTTTGATGCCAAACAGTATCTAGAAAATGTTTTCCAGAATGAAACAGATGGCACTCCCCGTCAGGTAGAAATTTGGTTCGATGCATCGACGGCACCTTATATTGAAGAACGATGCTGGCACGCTACTCAGGAGATTGAGAAATACGACGATGGTTCGCTGACGTTGCGGATGGTTGTATCTGGTATGAACGAAGTGAAGCGATGGGTTTTGGGGTATGGAAAAGGTGCCATTGTTTTGGGACCACCGGAGCTGGTGAAATTGGTGCAAGCAGAAATCGAAGGCATGATTCGTGGCTATTGTTGGGAAAGCTTGGATTGGGAATACCAAGAGGTGATATGA